From the genome of Neomonachus schauinslandi chromosome 1, ASM220157v2, whole genome shotgun sequence:
AACCCAGGCCGGCTGCAAGGCATCGTCCCTTCTGTGTGTGGTCCAAGGGCAGGGATGAAGCTGTTGATCTGATCATTTTTAGTGCTTACAGACAGCTCGGTTCCCTTGCGTGGTTGTATGTGTCAAAGCACCTTCTAAGACACGCTGATGCCAAGCCTGTGTGAAACGCTTCTATCAGACTTGCTGGAAGCCAGGGGCTCCTGAACAAGCCAACCGAAGTATTTCCCTCTCGGTAGAGAGATTTCTGGGGAGGGACAAGAGTCCAACTTAAGATATTAGGCTGGCCAGTCAACTGCATTGGTGGCAGTCTTAATGAGTTCTTGATCTCATCGAGGTCTTTCAGAAAATTGCTCATTTATCAGGAGTGCTAATTGCTTTCTAGATGGAGTGGTAATCACATCAGACCCCAAGTTCTGCCCTGGCTCAGGTTTGGTTCCTCTTCTCATTCCTGGAAAATATGTATTCAGGAAATGCAATTTAACCTTAGTATTAatctaatatatatacataatttaagtGCTATTGTCCAAGGGAACCATTCAATGttctcagagttttgtttttaataaaggaaaacatttgtccaagtataattttcaagaagttaaaaacatGACTCTAATACAAATATAGGATGGCCGTGGGTCAAAACTGTCATTTAACTCATTGATTAATAAAGAAATCAGTAAGATGGTAAAGCTGGTCAAAAGAGCATTTGAGGAACAGAAGGGTATTAGTCAAATGAATGTTGAAATGAATTTGCGAATCAATACAAAACTGGCTAAAATCCTACAGGGCAATGCAATTATCATCTTTGAGGTGATCTTCTATTAAATAACAAAGCCAAACAGTGATACACTCACTAGATAAATAATCCTTGAGCCTGTTAAACAGTACCCTAGCATGTGTTAGAAAGGCAGACATTCTTCATCTTGCTTCATTTCCCAGTTTGCAATGACTTTGCTTTACAAGGTGCTATAAGATGACCAATCTCACAGTTTCCTGGAAGGAGTATATACTTGCATCATCTCTCTGGAAAGCTGTTTGACAGTGTAAAGAACTGAAAGCTCTTCATATACTTGAGCCAGTATTTTCACTTATAagacttcattttaaagaaataatcagagatcCAAAGACTTGTAGTAAACAACACTCATTCAGTGTTTTGAGCCCCCTGAATGCAGACGCTCACCGTAAGttgggaacaaaacagacagatGTCCACTGATAAAGGATGAATTGGGGTGGCCTCTTAAATAGAATGTGGCCATTGCAAATGATATTTCTGAAGGTACCTGTGTAGTCTTGACGTTCTAGGTAGCGAGAAAAGTCAATATGGAAAACatgtcttgttttattatttataataaatacttattatctcaattatacagagaaaaaatgaaaaactaaactaatattaactaatattttgttttctgagtttcCTACAGTTAAACTTTCGAAGCTTTTTTaaccagaaaaaatataaagtttgcAGTGCATTCCAGAAATAAGTGACTCAAATTGCCTCTTATTTTAGATTATTCATaccttctctgccttcctcctccaccttTCACATTGACATTTTAAGCTGTAAGTGGAGAGCAGCAGGAGAAGGCGGCCCTGATGATGAGAGCTGAGGGCACCCCACTTGTTTGGATTTCATTAGGTTACTGCAGACGTCACAGGCACCCCGGGCTATCACTGTCAGGGAGCCTAGGGTGTCTCCAGGTGTGGGACAAAGGCTGTGTGGTGGTTAGAATTCTGAAGGGAGCCTCCTCATTCCCAGCTGGAGAACTACAGGTCAGAGCAAATCCTTATTTCTATGCCGAAATCAGCACACTTTTACCCACCAGCCCAGTGCGTCccaaacttggctgcacattagagtCACCAGGGCGGGTCCCccgggtggctccatcggttaagcgtccaactgaggtcatgatctcagggtcgtgagatcgatccctgcattgggctccctgctcagcgtggagtttgcttgggattctttctctccctcagcctctgcccttccccctgctctcgctctcagaataaataaataaaagcttaaaaaaagaaaagaatcacctggggaacttttgACAGTCAAATGAAGCAGACTTTTTAGGAGTGGGACCCAGCATCGCCCCTGAAGTGTGTTTTATTCAGAAGGAAGGGCCCCATCCGATTAAGATGCACAATGAGTGGAAACCACGGGACTGGAGACACCCCCTCTGTGACGAAGCCCAGAATCGGATGCCTTTGAACTGTGTCCCATCCTCCCCTGCACTATCAGGAACTCCACACCCCTCCTGACCGTCTGCTTGGCAAATGCCtgctttctgctcccttttcaCTCATTCCCTCCTTCTCTGACACGACCTCAGGTACGGTTAATGGTTGTTTCTAAAGCCCTGTGTTCCCTCACCATTAGGCGGAGACGGCTTCCCCGAGACTAAGATCCCTGAGGAGAGTCCAGCCGCCCTCTTTATAGctctggttcctggcacagaacagCTGCTTGATGGCTGTCAGACGAGTGAACGAAAgagtgaacaaatgaaagaagGGGGGCTTCCTGTTCTGTGATAGCGATACTTTGATGTTTTTGACTTACAGGGCGTACAGATTATAGTGTTTCCAGAAGATGGCATTCATGGATTCAACTTTACAAGAACATCTGTTTACCCGTTTTTGGACTTCATGCCATCTCCCCGGTTGGTCAGGTGGAACCCGTGCCTGGAGCCCCACCGATTCAATGACACGGAGGTACGTGAGGGTCCCAGCCTTCCTCCTCAGTAGGCTGAAGGCGTGAAGAGATGAATCAAGCCAGGGGCCAAAAGCCAAGCATGTTAAATGAGACTGAAAGGAGACCCTAGGATCCTAAAACAGAAACCCGGACTCCCCAAACTCTCTGCGCTACATATTCGTTCAGTTAAAGAATGTCCGGTACTATGGGGCCTTTACTCATCTCTGGATTGTTCTATTAATTACAcaagaaatacatgaatatacACTTAGAAAACAAACGAATCAcatcagaagtaaaaaaaaaaaaaaaaatgaaagcccaTCTTTACACACACCCCACCCATCACCCTACTTCTCTTCCTACAGAAACTGCCATCAACAGTTTGATGTGCATCCAACTATATTCTTTTTACACATTTCGTAGTTAGACATCCCCCTTTTAGCATgctatatgctttttaaaaaactcttgcTATTATGTTGCAATGAATATCCTTGTACACATATTTTCGTAAATATGTCCAAGTTTTTCTGTAAGGTgagattcctagaaatggaatttctcaGCTACAgaatatgcacattttaaattattttgaagagtACTAAGTTTCCCtttcaaaaaatctttatttcactttactTCCCTAGTAATAGTCTGAGTGCCTGTTTTCCCACCTTTTGGTCAATGCAAGATAGAATAACCTTTTGAATTTTTGCCAATCTCATGAAGGTTCAAGGTGATAttatcttaatttgcatttcatcaTTACTAATCTGGTGGAGTATCTTCTCAGATGTTCATATTTGTTCTTCTATGAATCACCTCTTCATATCCTGTGCCCATTTTCTGCAGTgttttttttactgatttatgatagccatttatatattatagacaCAATACAGGtacttttctattttaagattATAAGACAAAGgtaggatttaaaaaattcatttatttatactgtttttttttctttaggtccTCCAGCGCCTGAGTTGTATGGCCATCAAGGGAGATATGTTCGTGGTGGCCAATCTCGGGACGAAGCAGCCTTGTCATAGCAATGACCCAGGGTGCCCAAAGGATGGAAGATACCAGTTTAACACGAATGTCGTGTTCAGCAATAATGGAACACTTGTTGACCGCTACCGCAAACACAACCTCTACTTTGAGGCAGCTTTTGATGCCCCTCTCAAAGTGGATCACATCATCTTTGATACGCCCTTTGCTGGCAAATTTGGCATCTTCACCTGCTTTGATATATTGTTCTTCGACCCTGCCATTATTCTCCTCAGAGACTCTGAGGTGAAGCACATCGTGTACCCAACTGCCTGGATGAACCAGCTCCCGCTCTTGGCAGCCATTCAGATTCAGAGAGCTTTTGCCATCGCTTTTGGCATCAACTTTCTAGCTGCTAACATCCACCACCCATCTCTGGGGATGACTGGAAGTGGTATACACAGCCCTCTGAAGTCCTTTTGGCACCATGACATGGAAGGCTCCGGAGGTCATCTTATAATTGCACAAGTAGCCAAAAATCCACTGGGTCTCATTGGTACAGAGAATGCCACGGAGAAAATGGACCCATCCCATAGTAAGTTTTTAGAACTCTTGGCAGGCGATCCATACTGTGAAAAGGATGCTCAGGAAGTCCACTGTGACAGAGCTGCTGAATGGAACATGAACGCTCCTCCCACATTTCACTCTGAGATGATGTATGATCATTTCACCCTGGTCCCTGTGTGGGGAAGGGAAGGCTACCTCCGTGTCTGTGCAAATGGCCTCTGCTGTCATTTGCTTTACCAGAGGCCTACTTTGTCCAAGGAGCTGTACGCCCTGGGGGTCTTTGATGGTCTTCACACTGTGCATGGCACTTACTACGTTCAAGCTTGCGCCCTGGTCAAGTGTGGGGGTCTTGGCTTTGACACCTGTGGGCAGGAGATCACAGAGGCCACAGGGAGATTTGAGTTTCACCTGTGGGGGAACTTCAGTACTTCCTAtgtctttcctctgcttcttaCCTCAGGAATGACCCTGGAAACCCCTGATCAGTTTGGCTGGGAGAATGATTACTCTTTCCTGAGGAAGAGAGGGCTGTCTTCTGGCCTGGTGACGGCAGCTCTATACGGGCGGCTGTATGAGAGGGACTAGGAAGGTGCAGGGTGGGTGGCCCTGCACTTGCCCAGGCTGCAGCTCACAAGCCCTGGCACCGCCTCTCTGGCCCAGAGCCCATCGTGGGAGCCGTGGGATGAAGGAGGAGAGGCTGATCCCCCcagtgtctcttcctctcccatgtGAATTAATGAGTCTTTTCTGGTATTCTCTGCTCACATTTATCATTTCCAAGCCACGTCTTCCTCCAGCAAATCTCTCATTTCACAATTGGTTTTAagagctaaaacaaaaataaatgccaGTTTATATTTTACACATCCACAAAGCGGTGGGTCTTGGGTG
Proteins encoded in this window:
- the BTD gene encoding biotinidase; the protein is MQTLFTVCVMSGAGLQLVLFLCGCSVVALGVHAEEPRVAGHHEAEHYMAAVYEHQSILTPDPLALMSRQQALELMNQNLDIYEQQVMIAAQKGVQIIVFPEDGIHGFNFTRTSVYPFLDFMPSPRLVRWNPCLEPHRFNDTEVLQRLSCMAIKGDMFVVANLGTKQPCHSNDPGCPKDGRYQFNTNVVFSNNGTLVDRYRKHNLYFEAAFDAPLKVDHIIFDTPFAGKFGIFTCFDILFFDPAIILLRDSEVKHIVYPTAWMNQLPLLAAIQIQRAFAIAFGINFLAANIHHPSLGMTGSGIHSPLKSFWHHDMEGSGGHLIIAQVAKNPLGLIGTENATEKMDPSHSKFLELLAGDPYCEKDAQEVHCDRAAEWNMNAPPTFHSEMMYDHFTLVPVWGREGYLRVCANGLCCHLLYQRPTLSKELYALGVFDGLHTVHGTYYVQACALVKCGGLGFDTCGQEITEATGRFEFHLWGNFSTSYVFPLLLTSGMTLETPDQFGWENDYSFLRKRGLSSGLVTAALYGRLYERD